The genomic segment atatacattttacataatgaaatCAGTCCCTGTGAGAAGAGGGGTCTCTGAGATCAAATGATCAAGGTATGCAGGGATGTTAAACACAGAACactagtaactgtaaatgcaagcaactttattgattttaattcacatgtattggaaagttgcttaacaCTTGCTTTAAAATGTGTGAAATGGTATCTGAGTTCTTtcttcctttaaatgtaaaacaaaatgtcAGCTGTGCAGTGGGTATGTGAAATGGCAGTGTATGATGCAGGTGGCAGAGCTAGGGGCAGTGGGTTGTTGTTATCAGAACTGGTGTTAGTGGAATTGGTGTTTTGTACCCCGAGACCCCCAATCTTACACCAGGCAGAAGAGTCAGGCAGATTTTGGTGAGGACAGGAACTAATGCAGCACTGAAGCCTGAAGGCAATGTAACGTCAGGCTGAGCCAAAGCCTGTGCAGCTGCTGAATATCCCCACCTAAACCCCCACAGAGATCCAGATATCTCCCTGACCTTGGGACACTCCCTTGGCCTAGACTTTAAGGGCCACAATTCTGCCTATTCGAATCTCACTGACAGCACACAGGGGCAGAGTAAAACTGAGGAGCCAATTGTTACTATTCATTATCAGCCCCTGAGCCTGTTCTATAGCTATAGATTTGTTTCCTAAAGTTCCTTGATCTCTATGTTGCTCCTTCTCCCCTTCCCTCTGTCCTGTAACATTAGCCTTCCTGGCAGCTCATGACATTCCCTGGACTTCTATTTAAAGAAAGCGAAACCACCCCCTTCATGCCAGTCTGAGCAATGCTCTGATAATGAGAGGGACGCTCTCTAACTACTAATAGAGAAAAGTCTCTAGATAGGAATAACTGCTCTGTACTCCTGTATTATAGTAAAGTCATGCTCTAAGCCCCCACTTTAATGGTGGGGAAAGCAATGCACAAGCCTCCTCATTAGAAGAAAATAATGCTCTTTGATCCAAGCTTATATTTCAGACCCAAGTTTGATTTTGGTGCAGGTCTGAAAGGGACTCCAGGGGACTGAACCAAAGGGAAGTCTGTTTCTGGATTTAAGTTCTTCAGCTCACAGTTCTGTCCATTTGTGCCCCTCAGCATGTCGACTCCGCAACTGATGCAAGGAATGCAGAAGGACCTCACGTGTCAGCTGTGTCTTGAGCTGTTCCGAGCCCCTGTCACACCTGAGTGTGGTCACACCTTCTGCCAGGGCTGCTTGACTGGAGTTCCGAAGAACCAAGACCAAAATGGATCAACACCATGTCCAACTTGCCAGAGCCCCTCTCGCCCAGAGACCCTTCAGATCAACCGTCAACTGGAACACCTTGTCCAAAGCTTTAAGCAGGTCCCACAAGGCCACTGTCTGGAGCACATGGACCCCCTGAGTGTCTACTGTGAGCAAGACAAGGAGCTTATCTGCGGGGTGTGCGCCTCACTCGGCAAGCACAAGGGCCACAATATTATCACAGCTTCTGAGGCCTTTGCCAAGCTGAAGGTATCTTGGAATGTTACACCATTTCTCACCTATACTATGAGACACATACAAACCATTGGGAAAGTGGGGGTAGGAAGTATTTTTATGAGGTGCCCCTGATATGCATGTACATTTTACTTTCTCTGAGCTATACTAATTGCCAATGCCTATTACTCAGGGTTCCCTTAAATAAGCACACACAACTCACAGTTCATGCCATTCATCTGAATAACATTCCATGTAGAGTAACTTGGTGTGATTCTACATTATgccatgtatattatatatatgtactatTATATATTACACTGTGGCTGTATTGATGCATGTGATATCTGACTTAGTTCTATCTCTTTCCTCATAGAGGCAGCTTCCCCAGCAACAAGTTATCTTGCAGGAGGCACGACTAAAGAAAGAGAAGACGGTGGCTGTGTTAGACAGACAGGTGGCTGAAGTACAGGTAAGTGGTCTCTGTGTTATACAAAACACAGGGGGGGCTTTCTTTACTCCCTTTAACAGTCAGCAATTATCACCATTCTACCAAGGACCCCTCCACTTATTCTCAGATTCTTTCTAGTTCCAGCTATAGACCTTATTGTTCCTTCATTACATCAATAGTTAACAGCTACAGAATGTATCCAACCCATATCCCAACATCAGTTCGAGTCTAATCTACTCCTCTACCAATGATCCATGATGCATGTGTCCTACCAGTGTCCTTTCTCCCAACATATTCTTCTCTTTCCCATTGGCTTAACCCTAACCTGCAAGGTCCCATGACTCCCAACCTCTTTGCATTCTACAGCCTTTCACCAGGATCTTGTAGTTCCAAGGTTATGTTCTAATGAAATCCCATATCTACCAAGAGTTTGCTCCATCTATTGATTACGTTTTAGGATGCTCTCTCAGTCTTTATTTTATGAATATGGCAAAGTCTAGAACAgttgttttcccttttttgtgTTACCAAGAATATTCTCTACTACTTCCACCTCCCCTCTCTGTAGGACACAGTGTCTCGCTTTAAGGGCAATGTGAAGCATCAGCTCAATGCCATGCGCTCCTACCTGAACATAATGGAAGCCTCACTTGGCAAGGAAGCTGACAAAGCTGAAAGTGCGGCCACAGAAGCTCTGCTTGTAGAAAGGAAGACTATGGGCCATTACCTGGATCAGCTCCGGCAGATGGAAGGAGTTCTGAAGGATGTGGAAGGCCAGGAGCAAACTGAATTCCTCAGGGTGAGCCACTCAAACATGGAGTTAGGTCAAATGTGGGTTAATGTTAATGCTTTTTGGGCATAGCTCTCTTTACCTATTGGTTTTTGGTTATTGGTTGTTtgtatgtgttactgtatgtCTAATGTATaagtccatttattgtacagtgcttcagaatatgttggcatttaataaataatattaatataaatatactaaGTATGAAGAAGCTGAGACTTACTTTCTGTTTAattgttctcttttcttttcagaAATACTGTGTGGTGGCAGCAAGGTAATTTATTatgtcccttaaaggagacatataggataaatgaaaaaaaaaaataacccctttattggagctatagatgttcactggtccctgtctgtgtttcaaatgaggggtgggagtgtcctaacggtccctgccagaagcacagtaggagggggacagccaatcacagccctgcagtcacacaagcacagacaggcttcagttccctatcaggtcctgctagctgctgattggttcctgtcctacagtgcagtgagctgagtgcacagcctgggaattcagggagcagcaagtggaagagaagggagggattattagggtttttgcagaaatattcaataaatcagcctgaaacactacttttttaagcacaattcttctatatctaaatgagtataatacactggtaaattcaaatttttacacaaaatgtctcctttaaaacatattgTCTTTTCCCCTTCCGGTTAAGCTAAAACTTTAGTGACTATCCCTATTGCAATTGGCTACACAGGGCCATGTTCTCATTCattaaatagtgaataatgtacccactgttgtaacatataaggatattataagtcactgaggagttccatgaccattttaAGGGATAAGGCTGAAAGCTGAGCcctattatacaggtcatggaacttcaaggtgatgtgtaatatccttatattttacaataggggttgcTTTATTTACTATTGTACACAGGCTTCGGTGAGTCATGTAACAAAATGGCATCACTGAGTACAGATTATATTGGATTACATCACTCAGcaccatttataatgatataatttactgacaattcatggctcttgtgtatttttgtgtattataaccacATATGGCATGTCATGAATGTTACTGACCACAATCCGTCGTATGAAAGCCATCCTATTCCCACTCTGCATGGAATGAATCCTTTCTAAAGCCTCTCCAACCCTGCACACATTATTTTCCACTTCAATtgaacaaattaaacaaatgaatTAATACAATGTAGATCTATGTTTTCTTAACCCTAATTTCTAACCATTCTCATCTTACTGCTACAATCCATAGGCAATCATCTGGATCGTGTACATGGCCTATTAGAATGGGTGAAGTCTGATATAGGAGCAGCCATTAGACTGACACATTATAGATCATCACACCACCCCTGCCCATCTCCCCTCTACTTTCCTCTCTTCTCTAATCCATAGGTTGAACAAGATTTTATCTGAATCCCCTCCTCCTGGTCGTCTGGACATCCAGCTTCCCATCATCTCAGATGAGTTTAAATTCCAAGTATGGAGGAAAATGTTTAGAGCCCTGATGCCAGGTAAGGAGATAAAGTGCACAGTACAAATAGTGGCCTAATCCAACAATTCAAGATAAATCCATATTAGTCAGTTAAATGTTTAACAACTCAAGTGATGGTGGACTTAACATAGTCAAAGGGCTTTATGCCATACTCCAATTGCAAGACACCCTGATACTAGTTTGCCAGAGATTAATTTGGATTCTCTATATGGGGACTGACTGTTGTATCTCTGTCATGAGACAATATGGTGACTTGATCATGAGCAACTACTTGATAGGTATGAGGTATGAAATCAGAACACTCTAATGATACCTTGTCCATGATGTTGTGTAGTTGACATACTAAAGTCTTGGTTCATTTGCCTCCCTCATCCCCATTATTCCTCAGCACTGGAGAACATGACATTTGACCCAGACACAGCCCAGCAGTACTTGGTGGTTTCCTCAGAAGGCAAATCTGTAGAGTGCGCGGACCAAAAGCAATCGGTGTCCGATGAACCCAACCGCTTCGACAAAAGCAACTGCCTAGTGAGCAAACAGAGCTTCACAGAAGGGGAGCACTACTGGGAGGTCATAGTAGAGGACAAGCCACGTTGGGCATTGGGTATCATCTCTGAGACTGCCAACCGTAAGGGCAAGCTTCACGCCACTCCTTCCAATGGCTTCTGGATCATTGGCTGTAAGGAGGGGAAAGTATATGAGGCCCATACAGAACAGAAGGAGCCACGTGTCCTGCGTGTAGAAGGCCGCCCAGAAAAGATAGGAGTCTATCTCAGCTTCTCAGATGGGGTGGTGTCCTTCTTTGATTCAAGCGATGAAGACAACCTCAAGCTC from the Xenopus laevis strain J_2021 chromosome 9_10L, Xenopus_laevis_v10.1, whole genome shotgun sequence genome contains:
- the trim72.L gene encoding tripartite motif-containing protein 72 encodes the protein MSTPQLMQGMQKDLTCQLCLELFRAPVTPECGHTFCQGCLTGVPKNQDQNGSTPCPTCQSPSRPETLQINRQLEHLVQSFKQVPQGHCLEHMDPLSVYCEQDKELICGVCASLGKHKGHNIITASEAFAKLKRQLPQQQVILQEARLKKEKTVAVLDRQVAEVQDTVSRFKGNVKHQLNAMRSYLNIMEASLGKEADKAESAATEALLVERKTMGHYLDQLRQMEGVLKDVEGQEQTEFLRKYCVVAARLNKILSESPPPGRLDIQLPIISDEFKFQVWRKMFRALMPALENMTFDPDTAQQYLVVSSEGKSVECADQKQSVSDEPNRFDKSNCLVSKQSFTEGEHYWEVIVEDKPRWALGIISETANRKGKLHATPSNGFWIIGCKEGKVYEAHTEQKEPRVLRVEGRPEKIGVYLSFSDGVVSFFDSSDEDNLKLLYTFNERFSGRLHPFFDVCWHDKGKNSQPLKIFYPPAEQL